Genomic segment of Labrus mixtus chromosome 1, fLabMix1.1, whole genome shotgun sequence:
TATTTCTATCTGTGTCTCGCCACATGTATCCTTGCCTGCTGGTTTATCCCGATACCTCACTGTCCCGTCATATTATTCTCCTATCATGTGTCCCTTTTTATAAAGTTTTCTGTCATATTTCTATCTcatattttttgtaaatgtagaATATTATTACCAAGGCAGCTGTAGTATAGCTCTTTTTTCAGTACAACCAGTTGGAAATGAATGTCCCAGTCTAAGGTCCACACTACATTttgtatctctgtctgtgtgcagcATTTCTGGGGTCCTGTAGCAAACTGGGGTCTTCCTATAGCCGCCATCGCAGACATGAAGAAGAGCCCTGAGATCATCAGTGGCAGGATGACCTTCGGTAAGACACACTGACATGTGTACCGATAAATCCAGATGCTCACAAAGCCCACATCCAAAGCCCAAATTATTTTACATTGGTATACGTctccagcagaaaaaaaacctgcagtcacAGGAGGATTGCCATAATAAGTGACTGACTATAGGCATCAGGAGATATCGACATAATGACATGTAAGCACAAAAACAATAGAGGCGGCTCTATAATACAGGAAAAAGTGGTAGAGACCaatgaaaatattgaaatgaaacagaaaaccaCAGCAATGTCaatgtcaatcatgtcagctacgtgccTAGTAGATAACAcatatcgttttcaaaatcaaaacagagctgtttcaaaacaaaaaatcagcCCCCCcacagtgatgacaataactaatcagaccagtttcattttttgtaccaggctgtaaacatgtttatttatgctgtaaaagctggctttttttaaatggggtgtgtatgtgacttccggtgttcctggagccagcctcaagcggacactctacaaactgcaggattttgtacttcagcattggcttcatttctcaagAGCAGAGGTTGCAGCATAGTTGCAGAATAGAATGTTTGAGTCGCTTGGCAACATTCTAGTTTGAGTTGAATTGAGGAGCTGGTTGAGTTGGTGTTGGAGTTCTGTTGcggatttttactttttactactATTTTCTGCTTGTGTAACTTCTATAAAAGTAATATCATCACACTCGAGGTCCAGATGTTGTACTGGGCTACGACCCAAATTCTTTACAACATCAGTCCCTCTCGTGTGTTATTgcttaaataaagtttaaattctCGATAGTTTATTTGAGGTACTTCAAGAGAGCTTCCACTTTGACCTCAGAACTGTCTTAAAGGTCAGAAAACATGGCAGAAGATTTTGGTTGCAGCAAGAAAAAAGATAGAAGATATGCCGGCCCAAGGTCTTCTTCTGGTGATAGCTGTCGACCTATTACCTGAAGAAGTCCTCTGTTGAAACGTTGTGGTTcaataaacttttttgtagcacTGAGTAAGTTTGCgggcttcttttctttttcttgctgcAGTTTATGAATTGCCCTGCACCTAGCCGTGTGCCTATAAGGCCCTCTTCTGACCATGTGACCTGTTCTGTAGTGTTAACTGGGTGCAGCTCTGGAGAGGTGGTATAATGTTGACATGTTTAAACTCTTATCTTTATAAactctgacctgtgtgtgtgttctccctcctctcagCTCTGTGCTGCTATTCACTTCTCTTCATGAGGTTCGCCTACAAGGTGCAGCCACGCAACTGGCTTCTGTTTGCTTGCCATTTGACCAACGAATCAGCACAGCTGGTTCAGGCGAGTCGCCTCATCAAATTCAAGTAAGCAACACTTGTTTCTGTGATTTCTACTGCTGCCTCTGTGGACTGATTACATATCACGATTACACAAGTGGACCAAATCTTCTGAAGAGTTCTGTAAAAATGTCCCAAATCGTGGTGAGGTCTTGTCATGATCTCCAGTTTTCAATTTCcatgtcaaaagaaaaataataatgttggTCACAATTTCCTCTAAGATTCTCTGTTAGGCGTAATAATATACGTGATTAGGAGAAAGCCTTGGTGTTTAATTTTCTTTATCTTAAAGCTTATGTGCTCTtaacaggtttatttatttcatgtc
This window contains:
- the mpc1 gene encoding mitochondrial pyruvate carrier 1 encodes the protein MAGVIARKAIDHLKSKEFRDYLTRYHFWGPVANWGLPIAAIADMKKSPEIISGRMTFALCCYSLLFMRFAYKVQPRNWLLFACHLTNESAQLVQASRLIKFNMEQKTKS